Below is a window of Brassica napus cultivar Da-Ae chromosome A5, Da-Ae, whole genome shotgun sequence DNA.
GGGTATTTTCATTAACAGATTGTCCTCTCCAACAATGTATACCATGTCCGTATTCCTCTTATTCCTATAATCCTGATCGCATAACACGGCCGCTTTCTTCTCCTCGTCCATAAAGAAACTTGAGACAGTTGTAAGATCTATCTGAGGATTATTCTCGTCTAGTTCCAGTGATAAAAACTTGCTCCACGACACAACTTTGGTCTGATCAATCTTATCATGTATCGTCATCCATATCTCAATCTTTAGACGTGTATTGAAAATACTGCTATATAATACTGATAGTTGTTCTTCTCTAACAACTGAGAGAGCTGTAGCAACACAATCATCATCGACACTCGGAAAAGGAATAGACAAACACCTAAACTTCTCTGTTGAAAAATCGAAAGTAAGTAAGAGATCCTCTTCATAGTTTTTATGGGCAATCCAATAAATATTCCCCTTCAAAGACACTCCCTTTGATGTTACGTTGCAGTTTTTGGGGACCACGTCATTAAGATGCTTCCACgaatgagactcaaaatcatagACTCCATGGTCAACAACTTTATAATCTTCAAGACTGTACCTCAATATTTATAGGTTTGGCAAGACTTGTTATTTTCGTATCCAAGAACAAACTTGGAATCATCCTTGTAATGATCACTGTATGGGATCCACCTGATTTGGCCAGTAAAAGGGTTTCAAACCACGAGTTTTAAGTCCATGGTAGTGCATAACAATAACCCGTTACagtgaaatattttatatatcttgaATTGTTCCGGATTGTGGAAATCGTTTAGGCTCAGCAACGTTTGTGGATCAACAACGTTGTCGTGAATCCCATTGAGATTTACATTCATTGAATAAACCTTTGAATCACTCAACGTGAGAACCTTACACTGCTTTGGTGCTTTATCCATGTGCTTCTTGATGAACTCCTGATCTTTGAATAAAGCGTTCCATCGCTTGCAAGTAAAACGTAATCGTCTCACAGATGTGGTCGGAACTCTAGATAGTATCTCAATTACTAAATCCCATGGAAGGTACAGCAGCCTcaattaggggtgggcgttcgggtacccgttcgggttcgggtcgggtatttcggattttcgggtaatTCGGTATAGAGatctagaacccgttcgggtatttctgtacttcgggtcgggttcgggtatttttagttcggattcggttattttggatcgggttcggatatttagattttgaaaaaaaatattcaaattttcatttctcaagtttattgtattttaaaatataacttttagttaactaatttttttatttttaatagattgaatggttaatagatttggacataacattttaaaactaaaaaggcactaatttagttgttttttttttaattttggatataactttttgttaatttttgaaataaaaaacttgacatgcattttaagtgagtagcaaatcattttttccggaattgtatgtatatcatatgaacttaaattatgtgtagtatcaatataaatattttatataaaatgagagatataaactagaaacataaggttaattatacatatgttcggttatcttcggatatccattcgggttcgggtattatccgttcgggttcgggtatccaatctctccttattcaatacccgttcgggtattttgctacttcggttcggatttcggttcggttttttcggatcgggttcgggtgccacttcggatatcgggtaaagtgcccacccctagccTCAATGCATCTCTTGTCATCTCCCAATGGATTAGAAGAAGGCGAGAGGTGGCTAGGTTTCTTAGAAATCATGGATTTGACTTTCACGTTTGCTCTTATATAACTAGTCGTATATTGACCATATATATAACAACGTGGTTTatattagtaattttattatgtaaatttttttctttttaattattatatagattTCCTTTTTAATTGCTAATTAACATAATTACGACACATAtgataactaaaaaaattatgatacaACTAAAAGTTTAAAGTTTTTCTTAAATGCTATAAgcgaatatatttataaatatataacaacttttaatagtattttttaaaaaattatctaatatattaatttagagtcctattttttatttactattgACAAATCATAGTAAGACCATCtctttaattaattatacttaatgtaacatattaattatttatattaaatcttACTAATCAGTAAGatattaaaaagttataaaaatatgttgtaagatattaattatttatctacTATTGACAAGTCATAGTAAggataataaatttgaattttttttagttataaaaggtctgttgaaaaaaatctaacataatcctaccaaaataatttattaattaatttcgtaactaatgatcaaatattattataattaatgttaattaaatatttatcaaattatgttgtttttataaattttataattataatttatattgtatTAGAATAGAGGTTCTCTTTGAACTAAGTATgaaaaagttatattaaattggtagattaatctatttttaaaacactttcctttaaataaatttatcagtCATCGAATTCAATTTCACAGTCCAATCTGGATCCATAATATTCttcaccagaaaaaaaaaacctatatGCGACGAAAAAAGGCGACAAAAAAGGCGATAAACAAACGGTTATTTTTTCTTCGGTTTCTCACCACCGTTGGGGTGGTTGATGATGACTCCATGGACATCGGAGCGGTTTCTTCCTACGAACGAACCACGATGTCAGCAATCTCCATGATAGACACCACGTCTACTCGTGATGAAGTGGTTAGTAGGAAGTTATCTTCCCCTGTTTATAAACAGAAAGAAGCAAGTCCTGTTCTCAATCACACAACAATTGAAAATTTAATCTCCTTCTATTGGAGATTTTTCATCTTTCTGATTCTAATGGCTGACAATTTACGTCGTGCGCTACAAGATATTGATCTGGGTATAAACGATGCACCTTTTGTGCTTCCTACGGAGGTTGTTCGTCAAGCAGAGGAGGAAAATCGTTTCATCCTTATCGGAAGACCAGTCATGCCACGACGACAAAATCTTAGGGCAATCGTTGCCACAATGCCTCGCAATTGGGGTTTTGAAGGCACGGTGAGGGGTCGTATGATTGAAGGAAGGAGATTTCAATTTGTCTTCCCCTCTGAGGAGGCGTTAGATACAGTGATCCGACGAGGTCCGTGGGCCTTTGCTGACAGGATGCTGGTGCTTCAACGGTGGACTCCACTAATGGATCTGGATTTACTAAACTTCATCCCCTTCTGGATCCAAGTAAGGGGCATCCCCTTTCAATACATGAATCGGGAAGTCATACTACACATTGCGAGATCCATGAATCAACAATACATTCAAATGGAGTACAACGAGGAGAATGGTCAACGATTGGAGTTTGTACGTATTAGACTCAACTGGAACATTGCTCATCCTCTACGCTTCCAACGAAACTACCAGTTCACCGTGGGAGTCAACACAGTCTTGAGGTTTCAGTATGAGCGCCTTCGTGGTTTCTGTGAGGTCTGTGGGATGCTCACACATGATTCAGGTGCTTGTATCATTAACAATGGCGGCCCTGGGAATGAAGGTGACGATGATGACAGCAGTGATGATGGAGAAGGCGACATTCCAATACCAAACCAAGGCGTCCTCATTGAAgaaattgaagaagaagatgaacaggGTGGAGGGGATGATGCTGTAGAGGAGAACCAAGAAGCATATGAGAACGTTGCTGCaatggaggaggaagaggacgaTGACGATCTTGGGACAAACAATGTGCAGAGAACTTTGTATTCGGTTGATGGGTCCTCAGAGGATATGTGCAATCCAAGTGATACCATTGGTCTAAAAGAACAAGCAACATCTACGCTCAAGCGCAAGATGTGGCTTTCTGACACGACTGGTCAAACTTCAATGTTCAACAAGAGGGAGAAAGGTGAAACAAGCCAAGGAAGTAAGGCACAGAGGGTTGAAGAGACCCCAACGTCAGATGACACAGAGCCAGCTACGGATGGCAACAAAGATATGGGAGGCGCGGTGGGCCCTGAACCACCTCTCCCACCATGAGGACAGCCTGCTGGAACTGTCGAGGTCTAGGCAATGACTCGACAGTTCGACGCCTTAAGGAGATAGATCGGAAATATCTCCTGGACATTATATGCCTTTCCGAAACAAAGCAGCAGGATGATGTTATTAGAGACGTTGGGGCTCAGCTAGATTGTCTGAATTATGTGTCTGTTCCGCCAGTAGGTTTAAGTGGTGGTTTGGTTCTATACTGGAAGTCTCATGTACAGTTGCAAGTCTTGTTTCAGTCTTCTAATTTAATCGATTGTAAAGTTCAATTTAATGGAAGTTGGTTTTACTACACGTTTGTTTACGGCCATCCGAATCCATCTATGAGACATCACACATGGGAAAGACTTGAACGTTGGGCAATCAACGAAGACATGATTCTTGGCTGGTATTAGGAGATTATAATGAGATTTTGGGGAATCATGAGAAGGAAGGAGGCAATTTAAGACCAGAAGCTTCATTCAGTACATTTAGAACAATGGTGAGACACTGTGATCTCACAGATTTACCGTCGGTTGGTAATAGATTTTCTTGGGTAGGAAGACGTCAAAACGGCTTGATAAAGTGTTGTCTTGATAGAGTAATGAGCAACACTAAGTGGTTTTCAGAATATCCAGCATCAGAAACGGCTTTTCTAGAGCTGGGTGAATCTGATCACCGACCACTTGTAACCTACATTTCTACTGAAAAAGAAAAGCTGCGAAGATCATTCTGTTATGATAGTCGCCTGGTTGATAAGGAAGGTTTTAGAGATTCAGTGAGGCGAGGCTGGAAAGGTACAGGACAGTCAAGCTTACTTCAGATTCCGTTAACACAACGACTCAGTAGATGCAGGCAACATATTGCAACATGGAAAcgcaacaacaaaaataatgCTGAGGAGAAGATCAAAGTACTTCGGCACAGATTAGACACAGCACTATGCTCCCCGGTCCATACTACAGCAGACATCAATCTAATTAGAGAGGATTTGGATCAAGCTTACATGGAAGAGGAGatcttttggaaacaaaaaagcCGGGTCATGTGGTTACGGGCTGGAGatagaaatacaaaatattttcatgCTGTTTCAAGAGCTAGAAGAATAAAGAATACACTGACTTCAATACAAGATGACAATGGAGTGATACATCGAGGTCAAAGTAATATTGCAAAGGTGGCAGAGAATTACTTCAACAACCTGTTTTCTTCTACTAATGACGTGTCTAGGCACTTTGAGCAGACTTTCCAGGGATTCTCTCCAAGGGTAACTCCAGATATGAACGATGACTTAACTCGAGACATTACTGAAGATGAGGTTCAGGCTGTTGTGTTTGATATTGGACCACACAAAGCCCCTGGTCCAGATGGGTTTACAGGTGTTTTCTATCATCAACATTGGGATGATGTGAAAACAGAGCTGATGACAGAAATAAAAAGGTTCTTTACAGAGGATGATTTTGATGATAAGCTGAATCAGACAAACATCTGTCTCATACCTAAAGTTTATCCTCCAACTGGTATGTCAGAATTCAGACCAATAGCTTTGTGTAACGTTACGTACAAGGTTATTTCAAAGATCCTAATCAACCGCTTGAAGAAACATCTCAGCAGTGTTATTTGTGAAAATCAAGCAGCCTTCATACCAGGTAGAATGATTTCAGACAACATCATCGTGGCTCATGAGGTATTCCACAGTCTCAAAGtaagaaaaagacaagcaacTTCCTATATGGCAGTGAAGACAGACATTACAAAAGCTTATGACCGACTAGAATGGAGTTTTTTGGAAGAAACAATGAAGAGAATGGGATTCCATTCAAAATGGATTCGATGGATAATGCTATGTGTCACCTCAGTCAGCTTCTCAGTCttaatcaatggagttccagaaGGGAGAATTCTACCTAAGCGTGGCATTAGACAAGGTGATCCGCTATCACCATACTTGTTTATCTTATGTGCTGAAGTACTCTCACATTTGATGAATCAAGCAATGTGTGATCGAACATTGCTGGGAATAAAAGTGGCATTACAAGCTCCTGCTGTAAACCATTTGTTATTTGCTGACGATTCACTATTTTTCTCCCTTGCTAATCCAAAGGCGGGAAGGAAACTAAAACAGATATTAAATCTCTATGAGTTGGTATCTGGACAAGCTGTGAATCTGAACAAGTCATCAATTACATTTGGAAGCAAAGTATCAGCATCAGTTAAGACGAATATGAGGAGACTACTGGGAATCTTCAACGAGGGGGGCAACGGCAAATACCTTGGATTGCCGGAGCAGTTTAATCACAAGAAAGGTGAAATGTTTCAGTATATCATTGACAAAGTTAAAGAGGCAACACAAGGATGGAACAGGAGGTTCTTATCACATGGTGGAAAAGAGATTTTACTCAAAACAGTGGCTCTAGCTATGCCACTTCCTAAGTCCATTTGTGAAGAACTTAATACTCTCTTGGCAAATTTTTGGTGGGGATCAGGCACAAACAGAGGTATGCACTGGTTCAGTTGGAAACGAATCTGTGTTCCAAAGAAGGAGGGAGGATTAGGCTTTAGAGATCTTGAAAGATTTAACCAGGCTCTATTAGGTAAGCAAATTTGGCGACTACTACAACAACCTGGAAGCCTGGTTGCTCGCATTCTGAAAGCTCGATACTACGCAGATGAAAGCATCCTAACAACTCAACCTAAAAGGAAAGCTTCATATGCATGGAAGTCTTTATTATATGGACGGGATCTTGTGATACAAGGATTACGGTTTATCATCGGTAATGGAACTACGGTCAGTATGTGGAGTGATCCCTGGTTGGCTGAACATCCTCCACGGCCCCCAAGATCAAGGGAGAACAATATACGCGTAGAATCAGTCAGTAGCTATATCAAAAGTGATAGATCTGGATGGGATATTGAAAAGCTCAGAGGAGTAGTTGTTGAGGAAGATATTGATAAAATCTTATCGATAAGAATAAGTCCACATGCGGAAATGGATTTATTAGGATGGCATTATACTGAGGAAGGAATATATACAGTGAAGTCTGGCTACTGGTTAAGCACTCATTTACCACAACAAGAACAAGCAATTCCAACTTGGGGCGACCCAATactaaagaagaaaatatggaaatgCAAAACTCCTCCAAAGATTAACCATTTCTTGTGGAGACTCCTAACAAAATCTCTAGCTACTGGGAGTAATCTCAAACGACGACATGTTACTCAAGATGATCTCTGCAAGCGATGCTGCGCTGCTCCTGAAACAGAGTTACAtctattttttgaatgtccttaTGCTCAGCGTATATGGCGAGGTTCTGGAATATCAAATACTACTCTCCTTGATACACGAGCTACACTAGAAGAAAAGATAGATGTCTGTCTCACGTGCAACATTTCCTCAAGATGGCCACAGATTCAAGACCTTCCTATAAACATTCTTTGGCGCATATGGAAAAGTAGAAATATTCTCATATTTCAACATAGGAATACTCAATGGTGGAGGGTGCTGGAACAAGCGAGAGTAGAGACACAGGAGTGGGCAAAAGCAAGAGACGTATGCACTTCAACACAAAACACCAATAGAGGATTGATGGTAACGCCTAGCGCTGGTAGATGGACTAAACCACGACAAGGATGGTATAAATGCAACTTTGATGCATCATTTACTTCAACTACAACCCAATGTAAGATGGGATGGGTGATACGTGGTGCATATGGTGAATATAGAGGAGCAGGGCATGCGAAAGGTAATACAGTCTCATCACCGTTGGAAGCGGAATATAATGCACTAATAGTAGCTATGCAACAATGTTGGATAAAAGGCTATACTAAGGTGATCTTTGAAGGTGATAACAAGAAAATGATTGATAATCTACATTCAAGGAAATTGCAGTTTGGTTTGTATAACTGGGTTAGAGAAGCAAGATGGTGGAGCAGGAAATTTCAAGAAGTTGAATTCAAATGGATAAACAGAGATGGCAATGGAGTGGCGGACAAGTTAGCCAAGATAGATACTTCGAACTTATTTGAATATTATTATTACATTCCTAGATCTGCTACATCCCTATTGCATAATGACTATGTAAACTCttcttaatatttaataaattgatgttaaaaaaaaaaaaaaaatttatcagtcatcgataaaacatattaaactaTCTAATATTTTAtgcaaaaactaaaattattaatatatgttaaacttttatttacaactatatattatattttgtttatttacaaaaaaagcaatatattatctaaaaatgattatatacaaaatataatagtacATAACTAACatttagttcatatatcatttacaaaataagttactagaaaaatttgaaattttaataattaactaaaattataaatttaatatttattttaattataaaaaaatctgaaaaagatatggatattaataataaatcactTTTTAACTataatttgagttttattttagttaacaatatatgttgagaaaaaatctatcaaaatcctaccaaaataaataaatatatttttatgaaataattaattaattattttcgtaattagaaatataatttattataattaatgttaacttaaattttatcataaaaaaccattatgatgttttataaatcttatcattatagtctatattatatgaaaaataaaggtgccatatgaattaaatatgacaaaattatattaaattggtaacatattgttagagttgcacaaaaaaacctatttttagaattttataatatacaaaatataatactaAATAACCAACCTTTAGTTGATGTATTTTTTGCAAAATATGTtactataaaaattaaaattttaataatgtatTAAAGATATCAATGACAAATTAATTTTCATTAtaagtttaatatttatattaattataaaaaatctcttgagaaaaatatttaaacaaatattactaaaattcaaatacatttttataaaataatgaagtGATTTAGTaacaaacaaatttgaaaatcatataatcttccaaactcaaaaaatagttgtgtaattttacaaattttcgTGACCAAGTATAcaaattgaaaacaaatattaaaaagctcaaaatgataatattccaaattttataaaatataaaagcatagatgctaaaatatttttttttgattagtaaCACAACAAAATTAGGTTGAAAGAATccaaagtaatataatattttgaaatcttaattaaataattaaaaataaacttaatacCATAACATCTAAATGTAtcatatattgataaaatttaCTAAAGTACTAGGACAAATATTACtatgtatataatttactaaattaatcgagtagatattatttaagcattacaagttatttacttataaaatttcgcaaaatacaaaaatgaaagATGTTCAACTATATTTTCTTAAAcacaacatataaatataaactatcaTAAACAAATATCCATCGatagtataactaaataattttaaaaatatattgtatacaAACTATAGAAATTAAAAACCTATATTAAAGGAGACTatgtatttgattatttcatattgtGAAGTTATTGTGGTGAgcttaaaacatattaaaaactaataaaaactaataaaaaagtaaaatgtctaaaaaaaatcactatatattaatcttgACAAATATTAAgcctaaacaataatattttagaactatacaatatataacactaaatgtaaatcatatatttaaaatgtttataataataattaaagttatacattttaaatgaaaataaaatatctacaCATATGTGCGGATCAAAACTCTAGTTATTATAAAGACATaagacaataaaaaaattcaaactatGACATGTGTTAAAACGTTTATATAAtcctatatataataataatccgCTTAGATATGCAAGTGATCAAAAAGTTTCTCAAAAAGAAGGCTTATTCCTttttaagaaacaaatttttctctctctcttattctttctctctctacatCCTCTCTCTCAATGGTGTGGCCTCCCTTGCTTCGGTGTTTGGCTAGCGTGAGCGCCACCGCCGGCGCCGGAAGCTctcttctcttaatctctcggTTTTATCTTTTCTCCCCATCCACTCTTGTCTCCCTTTCGATATGCCTCAGAAACTGGACTAGGGTTTTGTTCGTACAGCATCAGCTCCGCTCGCGAGGGGTTCGCTTCCGGTGACGTTTCCTCTTCCTCTGGTTTCTGGATGAGTTTTCGGCAGCGGTTTATGGTGGGTGTAGTCGTTTTTTAAGTTCAAGGTGTGGATCTATGAGGTTCTCGTCGCTCCTTGCGGGAGAGATTTGAGCGGCTCTTTCAAGCTCCTGTCTTGGTGGTGTTTTTTGGCAGCGGTGGTGGTTTTTAAGGTTCTCTTCAATGTCGTGGAG
It encodes the following:
- the LOC106388148 gene encoding uncharacterized protein LOC106388148 — its product is MDIGAVSSYERTTMSAISMIDTTSTRDEVVSRKLSSPVYKQKEASPVLNHTTIENLISFYWRFFIFLILMADNLRRALQDIDLGINDAPFVLPTEVVRQAEEENRFILIGRPVMPRRQNLRAIVATMPRNWGFEGTVRGRMIEGRRFQFVFPSEEALDTVIRRGPWAFADRMLVLQRWTPLMDLDLLNFIPFWIQVRGIPFQYMNREVILHIARSMNQQYIQMEYNEENGQRLEFVRIRLNWNIAHPLRFQRNYQFTVGVNTVLRFQYERLRGFCEVCGMLTHDSGACIINNGGPGNEGDDDDSSDDGEGDIPIPNQGVLIEEIEEEDEQGGGDDAVEENQEAYENVAAMEEEEDDDDLGTNNVQRTLYSVDGSSEDMCNPSDTIGLKEQATSTLKRKMWLSDTTGQTSMFNKREKGETSQGSKAQRVEETPTSDDTEPATDGNKDMGGAVGPEPPLPP